From the Hylaeus volcanicus isolate JK05 chromosome 4, UHH_iyHylVolc1.0_haploid, whole genome shotgun sequence genome, one window contains:
- the LOC128875643 gene encoding MORN repeat-containing protein 4 homolog: protein MGDGVVKNGAYKYEDGTKYIGDWNGKGLKHGAGSLLLPDGTRYDGSFQNGLYSGLGVIVFPDGAKYEGEFMQGWFHGHGVFWRSDGMKFEGEFRGGRVWGLGLVTYSDGSHGFPRNEGFFQDCKLVRRRHCPEIVQKAQKISMMARAQCS, encoded by the exons ATGGGTGATG gtGTGGTAAAAAATGGTGCGTATAAATACGAAGATGGCACAAAATATATCGGAGACTGGAATGGGAAAGGATTAAAACATGGTGCTGGTTCTTTGCTTCTTCCTGACGGAACACGTTATGACGGCAGTTTTCAAAATGGATTGTATTCTGGTTTAGGAGTCATAGTGTTTCCAGATGGAGCAAA ATACGAAGGTGAATTTATGCAAGGGTGGTTTCATGGCCATGGTGTATTTTGGAGATCTGATGGTATGAAATTTGAAGGAGAATTTCGTGGTGGCCGTGTATGGGGTTTAG gATTGGTCACTTATTCCGATGGATCTCATGGATTTCCTAGAAATGAGGGTTTCTTTCAAGATTGTAAACTTGTACGTCGTAGGCATTGTCCAGAGATAGTACAAAAGGCACAGAAGATTTCAATGATGGCACGTGCCCAATGCAGTTAA
- the LOC128875622 gene encoding MMS19 nucleotide excision repair protein homolog gives MASLASTVSKERFLTAFKENETLNATCQEIATEIQSGHMKLSTVVEELGPFVTDKDARTREKGIDALSSILSQLPKDYLNEAELHFIITFYCDRLKDHHSIIPAVLRGILAIVQMKYLPQDSPERLFRVFFENVQCQSQLLPDRCNIYLIFTTLLQNRVEDLKVMGPDFVYGVISSIDGERDPRNLMLLFSILPHFMKEFSLGHLTEEMFEVIACYFPVDFNPSGSEGVGITRDDLAEKLAPCLYAIPQFAEFCIPLVLDKLVSNLKVAKFDSLKLLSNSVQTFGIKGLQPHLTEIWSVLRKEIMSGGDIELKNASLKAIMSIIDVISNDSKLCENFIDNIITDTKSSLYDLQLSLFRPAVKLLECVATVNKASCVQVLKIIIPLCLGQYSTKTSVIDKVILIETLNNFIKISCDHEFNIKSVPELSWTDVPQLYLNDLSIQHTELQSRLLVGLTIQKMYLNEVHRKSLYDKICNLIEMGCNEIRTICHTSILTFATLYPRDISALVQERFQLDTDKGKVEVQVRKLEVLAAVAKTYELGIEVLPRVVSQTNAVNFEISFTALTCLHRLVATKSIDYDVQHYLHNECNIIEKLVAFNIDPTDQRLHLILCICRLIVRNLTVEEQQKIINKYAPVLSEKISETNAALIMNIFIPLRPNVDLTINLSLLENLYNLALNNSYSNIRCITSKFIAVILNKMNDDNECFQHVLLYFKEKINNNLESNISIEVKKASASLQIWLTKAIITKGSGNVENFLNELSNIFKHDQVGQHIAQEYKLLTNKHEDVLVEENFCNIKIFYKQRVFEHLIKKNYEFENLSRQNYLTALVHLLEEVPMDLLFMHLTKLVPLLIETLTLDNEQLVFSTLITLQVLLEAKHPIFCDKAQCFIPRFFQLSSYRTMRVRIAALECLTNYCNYPTVLINTYKQDVLEKLAVSIDDRKRLVRKAATKARTQWFLVGAPGGIAEQ, from the exons ATGGCTTCTCTTGCAAGTACAGTTTCTAAAGAAAGATTTCTTACTGCTTTCAAAGAGAACGAAACACTGAATGCGACATGCCAAGAGATCGCCACAG aaatacaaTCTGGACATATGAAGCTTTCAACAGTTGTAGAAGAACTTGGACCTTTTGTAACTGACAAAGATGCCAGAACACGGGAGAAGGGCATTGATGCATTGTCTTCTATTTTGTCACAATTGCCTAAAGATTATTTGAACGAGGCTGAATTGCactttataataacattttattgtgATAGACTCAAGGATCACCATAGCATCATACCAGCAGTATTAAGAGGAATTTTGGCAATT GTTCAGATGAAATACTTGCCTCAAGATTCGCCCGAACGTTTGTTTAgagttttctttgaaaatgtgCAATGCCAATCACAATTATTGCCTGATcgttgtaatatatatttaatatttacaacgttGTTACAAAATAGAGTAGAGGACTTGAAAGTCATGGGGCCAGACTTTGTCTACGGAGTTATTAGTTCTATCGATGGAGAACGGGATCCTAGAAATCTTATGCTGTTATTTAGCATACTTCCACATTTtatgaaagaattttcattaggCCACTTAACCGAAGAAATGTTTGAAGTCATTGCATGTTACTTTCCAGTTGACTTCAATCCT TCTGGATCAGAAGGAGTAGGAATAACGCGTGATGATTTGGCAGAAAAACTAGCGCCTTGTCTTTATGCTATACCACAATTTGCTGAGTTTTGTATACCTCTTGTACTTGATAAATTGGTCTCCAATCTTAAAGTTGCCAAATTCGATTCTTTGAAACTTTTGTCCAATAGTGTACAAACATTTGGCATAAAAGGCCTTCAACCACATTTAACTGAGATATGGTCTGTtttgagaaaagaaattatgtcTGGCGGAGAcatagaattgaaaaatgcaaGTTTGAAAGCAATCATGTCTATAATTGATGTTATATCAAATGATTCCAAGCTCtgtgaaaattttattgataacaTAATCACCGATACAAAGTCTTCCTTGTACGATTTACAACTTAGTTTATTCAGGCCAGCTGTGAAATTGCTAGAATGCGTAGCAACAGTTAACAAAGCATCATGTGTACAGgtgttgaaaataataataccacTATGTCTTGGCCAATATTCCACCAAAACTTCAGTAATTgataaagttattttaatagaaacattaaacaattttattaaaattagttGCGATcatgaatttaatatcaaga GTGTTCCAGAACTATCATGGACAGATGTAccacaattatatttaaatgaccTCTCGATACAGCATACAGAATTACAATCAAGATTGTTAGTTGGGttaacaatacaaaaaatgtatttgaatgAAGTACATCGAAAATCACTTTacgataaaatttgtaatcttATTGAAATGGGCTGTAATGAAATAAGGACAATTTGCCATACATCTATTTTAACTTTTGCCACCTTATATCCGCGTGACATATCAGCTTTGGTACAAGAAAGATTTCAATTAGATACTG ATAAAGGAAAGGTAGAAGTACAAGTTCGTAAACTGGAAGTACTAGCAGCTGTTGCTAAAACATATGAATTAGGTATTGAAGTTCTTCCACGTGTTGTATCACAGACAAATGCcgtaaattttgaaataagcTTTACCGCTTTAACGTGTCTTCACAGGCTAGTTGCTACAAAAAGCATTGACTATGATGTTCAACATTATCTGCATAatgaatgtaatattattgaGAAATTGGTTGCATTTAATATTGATCCTACGGATCAGAGATTACAtctaattttatgtatttgcCGTTTAATTGTAAGAAATCTAACAGTTGAGGAACAGCAAAAGATTATCAACAAATACGCTCCAGTATTAAGTGAAAAGATTTCGGAAACTAATGCTGCgttaataatgaatatctTCATTCCCTTACGACCAAATGTTGATCTAACAATAAATTTGAGTTtgttagaaaatttgtataatttagcACTAAACAACAGTTATTCGAATATAAGATGTATAACGAGTAAATTCATTGCTGTTATACTAAACAAAATGAATGACGATAATGAATGCTTTCAAcatgttttgttatattttaaagaaaaaataaataataatctggAGTCAAACATTAGCATCGAAGTAAAGAAAGCATCAGCTTCTTTGCAAATTTGGTTAACAAAGGCCATAATTACGAAAGGTTCGGGAAATGTTGAAAACTTTCTGAACGAG ctttcaaatattttcaaacacgATCAAGTAGGACAACATATCGCGCAGGAATATAAACTACTAACGAATAAACATGAGGATGTTTTagtggaagaaaatttttgtaatatcaaaatcttttataaacaaagaGTATTTGAacacttaataaaaaaaaattacgaatttgaGAATTTATCCAGGCAAAACTATTTGACTGCATTAGTACATCTATTAGAGGAAGTACCTATGGACCTTCTATTTATGCACTTAACAAAG TTGGTTCCTCTTTTGATAGAAACTTTGACACTCGATAACGAACAATTAGTTTTTTCAACGTTAATAACATTGCAAGTTTTATTAGAGGCTAAACACCCTATTTTCTGTGATAAAGCACAATGTTTTATCCCAAGATTTTTTCAGTTGTCCAGCTATAGAACAAtg AGAGTCCGAATTGCAGCTTTAGAatgtttaacaaattattgcaATTATCCGAcggttttaattaatacatacaagcAAGATGTATTAGAAAAATTAGCAGTTTCAATTGACGATCGAAAACGTTTGGTCCGAAAAGCTGCAACAAAAGCAAGAACACAATGGTTCTTAGTTGGCGCACCAGGAGGAATCGCAGAACAATga
- the LOC128875634 gene encoding cytochrome c oxidase assembly protein COX15 homolog isoform X3 encodes MFNLTKYCASIIGRNNTARFLPIRQSLHTCILKPGITNKAFLLMKRGSIYLHKDLFKQGNIALSFATKSSKKSDKIVGKWMLTCGSMVFIAVVLGGVTRLTESGLSMVTWKLLGEKLPTSDRQWHAEFERYKQFPEYKITNRNMTLEEFKRIWWMEYLHRMWGRLIGAVFIVPAAYFWAKDKWLPDDLLAISPTWKNFTENPTAVQFDHRLLGIVTLSLITCIGIASRNHRLPGNAKKAIAAVLCAGYLQVLLGISTLLHHVPLALAATHQSGSLLVLSTMIWLCHELKYLKYIVK; translated from the exons ATGTTTAATTTGACGAAATATTGTGCCTCGATAATTGGAAGAAACAATACAGCAAGATTTTTACCAATTCGGCAAAGTTTACATACATGTATTCTCAAACCTGGAATTACAAATAAAGCATTTCTGTTAATGAAAAGAGgttccatttatttacataag GATTTGTTTAAACAAGGAAATATAGCTTTAAGTTTCGCAACAAAGTCAAGTAAAAAATCAGATAAAATTGTAGGAAAATGGATGTTAACTTGCGGCAGCATGGTATTTATAGCTGTAGTTTTAG GAGGTGTGACAAGGCTTACAGAATCTGGCTTATCCATGGTTACTTGGAAACTACTTGGTGAAAAACTACCTACCTCTGATAGACAATGGCATGCAGAATTCGAACGATACAAACAGTTTCCTGAATACAAAAT AACCAATCGAAACATGACACTGGAAGAATTTAAACGCATCTGGTGGATGGAATATTTACACAGAATGTGGGGACGTTTGATAGGTGCTGTATTCATAGTTCCAGCAGCCTACTTTTGGGCAAAAG ATAAATGGTTACCGGATGACCTACTTGCGATATCACCAACGTGGAAAAATTTTACTGAAAATCCAACTGCTGTACAATTTGATCATAGACTTTTG ggcATTGTCACTTTATCGTTGATAACTTGTATTGGGATAGCATCTCGTAATCATAGACTTCCTGGCAATGCAAAAAAAGCAATAGCAGCCGTCCTTTGTGCCGGCTATTTACAAGTATTATTAGGAATTTCAACATTATTGCACCATGTACCTCTGGCATTAGCTGCAACTCATCAGTCTGGTAGTCTTCTTGTTTTAAGTACAATGATTTGGCTGTGTCATGAactaaagtatttaaaatacattgttaaatga
- the LOC128875625 gene encoding xaa-Pro aminopeptidase ApepP, producing MAQKSNAIKLTKLRQLMEAVQVGGIKGKGIQALIINSNDAHQSEYLRERDKRVQFISGFSGSFGTAIITPNKALLWTDGRYYVQALAEFDPQGAWTLMREGLLDTPTRAAWLVSNLPPKSTVGADSNLMSYTEWAVLHTSLNAAGHCLMPLEENLIDKVWGTEQPLATGNIILPHPLQFSGCTVKEKVRLCRKEMNKNKAKALVVTALDEVAYILNLRGSDIPYNPVFFAYVILTLDDLHLFIDKSRLSEEAQQQLTGEGVNIVYHSYEDVHTFLKQTASSCTNNEKIWISNGSSYALHTDCGEAKKHTAITLINVMKAIKNNVEIEGMKAAHIRDAVALVKYFGWLENQIKSNKEIVTEVSGATQLEKFRQEQEHFVGLSFPTISSVGPHGAIIHYLPTSKTDVPITSKELYLCDSGAQYKDGTTDVTRTLHFGNPTDFERECFTRVFKGQCHLSSAIFPLMIQGNYLDTLARENLWSIGLNYLHGTGHGVGSYLNVHEDPIGISWRPYPDDPGLQPGMFLSNEPGYYEDEKFGIRLENIELVVKANTRYNHKNRGFLTFETVTLVPIQTKLLDVSLLTENEIEYLNNYHARCLNVLSPLLQGSENAEALHWLEKETRPISK from the exons ATGGCACAAAAGAGtaatgcaattaaattaactaagcTTCGCCAGTTAATGGAAGCTGTTCAAGTAGGTGGTATTAAAGGGAAAGGTATTCAGGCTTTGAtcataaattcaaatgatGCTCATCAATCTGAATATTTGAGGGAACGAGACAAAAGAGTTCAATTTATTAGTGGTTTTAGCGGTTCTTTTGGAACTGCAATTATTACACCAAATAAAGCTTTGCTTTGGACAGATGGAAGATATTATGTGCAAGCTTTGGCAGAGTTTGATCCACAAGGGGCATGGACACTTATGAGAGAAGGTTTATTAGACACTCCAACAAGAGCTGCATGGTTGGTTTCTAATTTACCACCTAAATCCACTGTTGGTGCAGATTCTAATTTAATGAGTTATACAGAATGGGCTGTCTTGCACACTAGTTTAAATGCTGCTGGCCACTGTTTGATGCCgcttgaagaaaatttaatcgataaaGTTTGGGGCACAGAACAACCTCTTGCTACgggtaatattattttaccacACCCATTGCAGTTTTCAGGATGtactgtaaaagaaaaagtaaggCTTTgcagaaaagaaatgaataagaATAAAGCAAAAGCACTTGTGGTCACAGCTTTGGATGAAGTAGcatacattttgaatttaaggGGATCCGATATACCTTATAATCCTGTTTTCTTTGCTTATGTCATTCTTACATTAGATgatttacatttgtttatcGATAAGAGCAGATTAAGCGAGGAAGCTCAACAGCAGTTAACAGGGGAAGGGGTAAATATAGTTTATCACTCGTACGAAGATGTACACACATTTTTGAAGCAAACTGCAAGTTCATGTactaataatgaaaaaatatggaTAAGCAATGGTTCCAGCTATGCTTTACATACTGATTGTGGGGAAGCAAAAAAACACACTGCTATTACATTGATAAACGTTATGAAagctataaaaaataatgttgaaatAGAAGGGATGAAGGCAGCACATATACGAGATGCAGTGGcacttgtaaaatattttggttGGTTGGAAAATCAAATCAAGAgtaacaaagaaattgttacGGAAGTGTCGGGAGCGACGCAACTTGAAAAATTTAGGCA gGAACAGGAACATTTCGTCGGACTCAGTTTTCCAACGATATCTTCTGTTGGGCCTCATGGAGCAATAATTCATTACCTACCAACATCAAAGACAGATGTACCAATTACAAGCAAGGAACTTTATCTTTGCGATTCTGGTGCTCAATACAAAGATGGAACTACCGACGTTACTAGGACATTGCATTTTGGTAATCCAACAGATTTTGAGCGTGAATGTTTCACAAGGGTATTCAAGGGCCAGTGTCATCTTTCATCTGCTATTTTTCCTTTAATGATACAAGGAAATTATCTTGATACGCTtgctcgtgaaaatttatggaGCATTGg CCTTAATTATCTTCATGGTACTGGACACGGAGTAGGTTCGTACCTAAATGTTCACGAAGATCCTATCGGTATTTCTTGGAGACCATATCCAGATGATCCAGGTTTACAGCCTGGGATGTTTCTTTCAAatg AACCGGGATACTACGAAGACGAAAAATTTGGCATTAGACTCGAAAACATAGAATTGGTAGTAAAGGCAAATACTCGTTATAATCACAAGAATCGTGGTTTTCTTACTTTTGAAACTGTTACACTGGTCCCTATACAGACCAAATTACTTgatgtttctttattaacaGAGAACGAG atcgaatatttgaataattaccaTGCAAGGtgtttaaatgttttgagTCCGTTGTTACAGGGTTCAGAAAATGCAGAAGCACTCCACTGGttggaaaaagaaactcgaccaatttcaaaataa
- the LOC128875634 gene encoding cytochrome c oxidase assembly protein COX15 homolog isoform X1, which yields MFNLTKYCASIIGRNNTARFLPIRQSLHTCILKPGITNKAFLLMKRGSIYLHKDLFKQGNIALSFATKSSKKSDKIVGKWMLTCGSMVFIAVVLGGVTRLTESGLSMVTWKLLGEKLPTSDRQWHAEFERYKQFPEYKITNRNMTLEEFKRIWWMEYLHRMWGRLIGAVFIVPAAYFWAKGMLKPGMKTRVSILGLLIGLQGLMGWYMVKSGLENRFTEPSDVPRVSQYRLAAHLGMAFIIYTGFLYNALDHLIPAQSLSLNTSSIEINVVKQKLKRFRMLVHSTKGIVFLTAMSGAFVAGMDAGLIYNTFPKMADKWLPDDLLAISPTWKNFTENPTAVQFDHRLLGIVTLSLITCIGIASRNHRLPGNAKKAIAAVLCAGYLQVLLGISTLLHHVPLALAATHQSGSLLVLSTMIWLCHELKYLKYIVK from the exons ATGTTTAATTTGACGAAATATTGTGCCTCGATAATTGGAAGAAACAATACAGCAAGATTTTTACCAATTCGGCAAAGTTTACATACATGTATTCTCAAACCTGGAATTACAAATAAAGCATTTCTGTTAATGAAAAGAGgttccatttatttacataag GATTTGTTTAAACAAGGAAATATAGCTTTAAGTTTCGCAACAAAGTCAAGTAAAAAATCAGATAAAATTGTAGGAAAATGGATGTTAACTTGCGGCAGCATGGTATTTATAGCTGTAGTTTTAG GAGGTGTGACAAGGCTTACAGAATCTGGCTTATCCATGGTTACTTGGAAACTACTTGGTGAAAAACTACCTACCTCTGATAGACAATGGCATGCAGAATTCGAACGATACAAACAGTTTCCTGAATACAAAAT AACCAATCGAAACATGACACTGGAAGAATTTAAACGCATCTGGTGGATGGAATATTTACACAGAATGTGGGGACGTTTGATAGGTGCTGTATTCATAGTTCCAGCAGCCTACTTTTGGGCAAAAGGTATGCTGAAGCCAGGAATGAAAACTAGAGTATCCATTCTGGGATTGTTAATTGGTTTACAAGGACTTATGGGTTGGTACATGGTTAAATCTGGTTTGGAAAATCGCTTCACGGAGCCATCAGACGTTCCTCGTGTCTCGCAATATCGCTTAGCGGCGCATTTGGGAATGGCATTCATTATATATACAGGATTTCTGTATAATGCTTTGGATCATTTAATTCCCGCTCAATCATTAAGCCTGAATACTTcaagtattgaaattaatgttgtAAAACAGAAGTTAAAAAGATTTAGAATGTTAGTTCATTCAACAAAAGGAATAGTCTTTCTTACTGCTATGTCTGGAGCTTTCGTAGCAGGAATGGATGCGGgtcttatttataatacatttccAAAAATGGCAGATAAATGGTTACCGGATGACCTACTTGCGATATCACCAACGTGGAAAAATTTTACTGAAAATCCAACTGCTGTACAATTTGATCATAGACTTTTG ggcATTGTCACTTTATCGTTGATAACTTGTATTGGGATAGCATCTCGTAATCATAGACTTCCTGGCAATGCAAAAAAAGCAATAGCAGCCGTCCTTTGTGCCGGCTATTTACAAGTATTATTAGGAATTTCAACATTATTGCACCATGTACCTCTGGCATTAGCTGCAACTCATCAGTCTGGTAGTCTTCTTGTTTTAAGTACAATGATTTGGCTGTGTCATGAactaaagtatttaaaatacattgttaaatga
- the LOC128875634 gene encoding cytochrome c oxidase assembly protein COX15 homolog isoform X2, with amino-acid sequence MDVNLRQHGGVTRLTESGLSMVTWKLLGEKLPTSDRQWHAEFERYKQFPEYKITNRNMTLEEFKRIWWMEYLHRMWGRLIGAVFIVPAAYFWAKGMLKPGMKTRVSILGLLIGLQGLMGWYMVKSGLENRFTEPSDVPRVSQYRLAAHLGMAFIIYTGFLYNALDHLIPAQSLSLNTSSIEINVVKQKLKRFRMLVHSTKGIVFLTAMSGAFVAGMDAGLIYNTFPKMADKWLPDDLLAISPTWKNFTENPTAVQFDHRLLGIVTLSLITCIGIASRNHRLPGNAKKAIAAVLCAGYLQVLLGISTLLHHVPLALAATHQSGSLLVLSTMIWLCHELKYLKYIVK; translated from the exons ATGGATGTTAACTTGCGGCAGCATG GAGGTGTGACAAGGCTTACAGAATCTGGCTTATCCATGGTTACTTGGAAACTACTTGGTGAAAAACTACCTACCTCTGATAGACAATGGCATGCAGAATTCGAACGATACAAACAGTTTCCTGAATACAAAAT AACCAATCGAAACATGACACTGGAAGAATTTAAACGCATCTGGTGGATGGAATATTTACACAGAATGTGGGGACGTTTGATAGGTGCTGTATTCATAGTTCCAGCAGCCTACTTTTGGGCAAAAGGTATGCTGAAGCCAGGAATGAAAACTAGAGTATCCATTCTGGGATTGTTAATTGGTTTACAAGGACTTATGGGTTGGTACATGGTTAAATCTGGTTTGGAAAATCGCTTCACGGAGCCATCAGACGTTCCTCGTGTCTCGCAATATCGCTTAGCGGCGCATTTGGGAATGGCATTCATTATATATACAGGATTTCTGTATAATGCTTTGGATCATTTAATTCCCGCTCAATCATTAAGCCTGAATACTTcaagtattgaaattaatgttgtAAAACAGAAGTTAAAAAGATTTAGAATGTTAGTTCATTCAACAAAAGGAATAGTCTTTCTTACTGCTATGTCTGGAGCTTTCGTAGCAGGAATGGATGCGGgtcttatttataatacatttccAAAAATGGCAGATAAATGGTTACCGGATGACCTACTTGCGATATCACCAACGTGGAAAAATTTTACTGAAAATCCAACTGCTGTACAATTTGATCATAGACTTTTG ggcATTGTCACTTTATCGTTGATAACTTGTATTGGGATAGCATCTCGTAATCATAGACTTCCTGGCAATGCAAAAAAAGCAATAGCAGCCGTCCTTTGTGCCGGCTATTTACAAGTATTATTAGGAATTTCAACATTATTGCACCATGTACCTCTGGCATTAGCTGCAACTCATCAGTCTGGTAGTCTTCTTGTTTTAAGTACAATGATTTGGCTGTGTCATGAactaaagtatttaaaatacattgttaaatga
- the LOC128875640 gene encoding ubiquitin domain-containing protein 1 — protein sequence MGGCIGITRARNASVDDTTGNSTRVNSGNSRKNHPLCHEVIRWKSDVPLTEGQLRSKRDEFWDTAPAFDGRKEIWDALRAGATAAEAQDYQLAQAILDGANVSVPNGFLTECYDELGTRYQVPIYCLSYPINIVKEDSGRDSPADCSEPVDSGVEQTLKLRLSTTLGEVKLPVYSKDTIATAKKKLQSQEGLEPSRQRWFFGGKLLGDKMHIEEAKIQPGYVIQVIVNPEKVDDSPMKTS from the exons ATGGGAGGCTGCATAGGTATAACGAGGGCAAGAAACGCCTCTGTCGACGACACTACAGGAAATTCGACGAGGGTAAATTCAG gaAATTCTAGAAAAAATCATCCGCTATGTCACGAAGTCATTAGGTGGAAGTCAGATGTACCTTTGACAGAGGGTCAACTCAGAAGTAAAAGGGATGAATTTTGGGATACAGCACCTGCATTTGATGGCCGTAAAGAGATATGGGATGCATTAAGAGCTGGTGCAACTGCAGCAGAAGCTCAAGATTATCAACTAGCACAAGCTATATTAGATGGGGCTAATGTATCTGTGCCTAATGGCTTTTTAACAGAATGTTATGACGAGTTAGGAACCAGATATCAAGTCCCTATTTACTGCTTATCGTATCctattaatattgtaaaagaaGACAGTGGAAGAGATTCTCCCGCTGATTGTTCag aaCCTGTTGATAGTGGTGTCGAACAGACATTAAAACTCAGATTATCAACTACATTAGGTGAAGTTAAATTACCTGTTTACAGCAAAGACACTATTGCTACTgctaaaaagaaattgcag AGTCAGGAGGGTTTGGAGCCATCTCGTCAAAGGTGGTTTTTTGGTGGCAAATTATTAGGTGATAAAATGCATATAGAAGAAGCAAAAATACAACCAGGTTATGTTATACAAGTAATTGTGAATCCAGAAAAAGTGGATGACAGTCCAATGAAAACAAGCTGA